In the Leptospira limi genome, one interval contains:
- a CDS encoding pyridoxal phosphate-dependent aminotransferase: MRRNIVHSGADALIYEIRQIVALAKQIEAMGVSITWENIGDPIQKGESVPNWMKDIVSGLVNQNKSWAYTATQGDENTRKFLAEKVNERGGAQITSEDILFFNGLGDAVAKIFGFMRREARILGPSPAYSTLSSAEAAHSGYEHLTYELNPNNDWMPDLEDIENKVKYNDSIAGILLINPDNPTGAVYPKEVMREIVKICEKYDIILICDETYAHVNYSEWGSIHLSEVIGDKVCGFALRSISKEYPWPGARCGWLEVFNRKNDPTFERYIKSLLDAKMLEVCSTTLPQLSIPLVYSHPEFLNHLKFRNLKFKKRAEKATQMLSGIPGVKVIQPKGAFYLTVLFEDDVLKSHMTLPITNQKVKDFVSPLMEKAALDRRFVLHLLASAGICVVPLSSFCCNRNGFRVTLLEEDDSKFEWIYQTLAENIKKYLAS; encoded by the coding sequence ATGAGAAGAAATATAGTCCATTCGGGTGCAGACGCCCTCATTTACGAAATTCGCCAGATTGTGGCACTTGCCAAACAAATCGAAGCCATGGGTGTTTCCATCACTTGGGAAAACATCGGTGACCCTATCCAAAAAGGGGAAAGTGTTCCCAATTGGATGAAAGACATTGTCAGCGGACTTGTGAACCAAAATAAATCTTGGGCCTATACGGCTACTCAAGGTGACGAAAACACTCGTAAATTTTTAGCAGAAAAAGTAAATGAAAGGGGTGGGGCTCAAATCACATCCGAAGACATTTTATTCTTTAATGGTTTAGGTGATGCAGTCGCAAAAATATTTGGATTTATGAGAAGGGAAGCTCGGATTCTCGGACCTTCTCCCGCCTATTCTACGTTATCCTCTGCTGAAGCTGCTCACTCTGGTTATGAACATTTAACTTATGAATTAAACCCAAATAATGATTGGATGCCTGACTTAGAAGACATTGAGAACAAAGTTAAATACAATGATTCGATTGCAGGAATTTTACTCATTAATCCAGATAACCCAACTGGTGCCGTGTATCCAAAAGAGGTTATGCGTGAAATTGTAAAAATTTGTGAAAAGTATGACATCATACTGATTTGCGACGAAACTTACGCTCATGTAAATTATTCGGAATGGGGAAGCATACACTTATCGGAAGTCATTGGTGATAAGGTTTGTGGCTTTGCACTTCGATCTATTTCAAAAGAATACCCATGGCCTGGTGCAAGATGTGGATGGTTAGAAGTATTCAATCGAAAAAATGATCCAACATTCGAACGTTACATTAAATCATTATTAGATGCTAAAATGTTGGAAGTATGTTCAACGACATTACCTCAACTTTCGATACCGCTTGTATATTCACATCCAGAATTTTTAAATCATTTAAAATTCAGAAATTTAAAGTTTAAAAAGAGAGCTGAAAAGGCAACACAGATGTTGTCTGGAATTCCTGGTGTCAAAGTCATCCAACCCAAAGGAGCTTTTTACTTAACTGTTCTTTTTGAAGATGATGTTTTGAAATCTCATATGACTCTACCAATTACAAACCAAAAGGTGAAGGATTTTGTTTCTCCACTCATGGAAAAAGCAGCTCTTGATCGAAGGTTTGTTTTACATCTGTTAGCTTCTGCAGGTATTTGTGTTGTCCCTCTCAGTTCATTTTGTTGTAATCGAAATGGATTTAGAGTGACACTTCTCGAAGAAGATGACTCCAAGTTTGAATGGATTTACCAAACATTAGCAGAGAATATTAAAAAATATCTAGCATCCTAA
- the murI gene encoding glutamate racemase: MNSRGRYKIGIFDSGLGGLSVLRTLWKETSNIDYIYFGDLVHSPYGQKSKQKVIELSKNAFEYLIEKDCEAVLFACNTATSAAADFLRKQHSIPIFGMEPAIKPALVENPGVKIAVFATELTLKEEKFKNLVSGLTKGSEILPVPCEGLAKLIDSDLWEDAWDFLDSKIKSVLSETDIIVLGCTHYVFLRERIHYHYPNLKVYDGNLGTSLHMKKMLQLPDGSKENRNQLDILLNTSESDYVHLAGRIAKTITPNHTLSLINTTIGKLHV, from the coding sequence ATGAATTCTCGCGGCAGATACAAGATTGGAATTTTTGATTCAGGTTTAGGTGGTCTTTCCGTGTTACGTACATTGTGGAAAGAAACGTCTAATATCGATTATATTTATTTTGGTGATTTGGTCCATTCTCCGTATGGTCAAAAATCAAAACAAAAGGTAATTGAACTTTCAAAAAATGCATTTGAATATTTGATCGAAAAAGATTGTGAAGCAGTTTTGTTTGCTTGTAATACGGCAACATCTGCAGCAGCAGATTTTTTAAGAAAACAACATTCCATTCCAATTTTTGGAATGGAACCAGCCATAAAACCTGCATTAGTTGAAAATCCAGGTGTAAAAATTGCCGTTTTTGCTACCGAACTCACATTAAAAGAAGAAAAGTTTAAGAATTTGGTTTCTGGACTTACGAAAGGATCGGAGATTTTACCAGTTCCATGTGAAGGTTTGGCCAAACTGATTGATTCAGATCTTTGGGAAGACGCTTGGGATTTTTTAGATTCCAAAATTAAATCGGTACTATCTGAAACTGATATCATTGTTTTAGGTTGTACCCATTACGTTTTTTTGAGAGAAAGAATTCATTATCATTATCCAAATTTAAAAGTTTATGACGGTAATTTAGGAACATCTTTACATATGAAAAAAATGTTACAATTGCCAGATGGATCTAAAGAAAATAGAAACCAACTTGATATTCTATTGAACACTTCTGAGTCCGATTATGTTCACTTAGCGGGAAGAATTGCAAAAACAATCACTCCAAATCATACTCTGTCATTAATTAATACAACAATAGGAAAACTCCATGTCTGA
- the purM gene encoding phosphoribosylformylglycinamidine cyclo-ligase, with the protein MSDQNKVTYKDAGVDTEKGQEFVKRIKSNVATTHNKNVLGGLGGFAACYDVSFLKSYKEPILLSGTDGVGTKLQLARLLGIHDTVGIDLVAMCVNDILVNGGKPLFFQDYIACGKLHLPTMEGIVSGIVKGCKLAECALVGGETAEHPGVMPDEEYDLAGFVVGVVEKDKMIDGKSIKPGDTIIGLSSSGPHSNGFSLLRRLLLKESKLPSSESELTFIKDHVFVPTNIYVKSILSLIEKVSVKGMVHITGGGFYENIPRVLPNGIGAEINSLPESYVFSKLKKDHSLDLNDMYGTFNMGIGYILVVENGLVDTAMNELDQLGEKAFVIGKTNDSGKISITT; encoded by the coding sequence ATGTCTGACCAAAATAAAGTAACGTATAAAGATGCCGGAGTAGATACCGAAAAAGGACAAGAATTCGTAAAACGAATCAAATCCAATGTTGCAACAACTCACAATAAAAATGTGTTAGGTGGACTTGGAGGGTTTGCAGCTTGTTATGATGTTAGTTTCTTAAAATCTTACAAGGAACCTATTTTATTATCTGGAACGGATGGAGTTGGAACCAAATTGCAACTAGCCAGATTGTTAGGAATTCATGACACAGTTGGTATTGATTTGGTTGCAATGTGCGTAAACGATATCTTGGTCAATGGTGGAAAACCTTTGTTTTTTCAGGATTATATTGCTTGTGGGAAATTACATTTACCAACCATGGAAGGTATTGTCTCTGGGATTGTAAAGGGTTGTAAGTTAGCAGAATGTGCATTAGTTGGTGGAGAAACTGCGGAACACCCTGGAGTCATGCCTGATGAAGAATATGACTTAGCGGGTTTTGTCGTTGGTGTTGTGGAAAAGGATAAAATGATCGATGGGAAATCGATAAAACCAGGTGATACAATCATTGGACTTTCTTCCTCTGGGCCACATAGCAATGGTTTTTCACTTCTTCGTCGATTATTGTTAAAAGAAAGTAAATTACCTTCTTCAGAAAGTGAATTAACTTTTATTAAAGATCATGTATTTGTCCCCACAAATATTTATGTAAAATCAATACTATCCTTAATTGAAAAAGTTTCGGTAAAAGGTATGGTTCATATTACAGGTGGAGGTTTTTATGAAAACATTCCACGCGTATTACCAAATGGAATTGGAGCTGAGATCAATTCTTTACCAGAGTCTTATGTTTTTTCAAAATTAAAAAAAGACCATTCCTTAGATTTGAACGATATGTATGGTACATTTAATATGGGGATCGGTTACATACTCGTTGTTGAAAATGGTTTGGTTGATACGGCCATGAATGAGTTGGATCAGTTAGGAGAAAAAGCATTCGTGATTGGTAAAACCAATGATAGTGGAAAAATCTCGATTACGACTTAA
- a CDS encoding response regulator, with amino-acid sequence MVVDDSPAVLKIVRLALSSQGHNIIICDSGELALESLKTNPKIELGIFDFNMPGISGIELIQKSKIIMAHLKFKILILSVETKPEIISKALLEGADAWIAKPFKNEDLIKKVNELVEVYDSI; translated from the coding sequence TTGGTTGTCGATGATTCTCCTGCTGTATTAAAAATTGTACGCCTTGCTTTGAGTAGCCAAGGCCATAATATAATCATCTGTGATTCAGGAGAATTAGCCCTAGAATCTTTAAAAACAAATCCAAAAATTGAGCTAGGGATCTTCGATTTTAATATGCCAGGAATCAGTGGAATTGAGTTAATTCAAAAATCAAAAATAATAATGGCACATTTAAAATTTAAAATTCTAATCCTATCGGTAGAAACAAAACCTGAAATTATATCGAAAGCCTTATTGGAAGGAGCGGATGCCTGGATTGCAAAACCTTTTAAAAATGAAGATTTAATTAAAAAAGTAAATGAGCTAGTTGAAGTTTATGATTCCATTTGA
- a CDS encoding response regulator — MARILTVDDAPAVLKILNLVLTTDGHEVETASNGMEALEKIQNSKFDIGIFDVNMPGMTGIELTEKTLKTENGKSMKIVMLTTESSEEMKNKGKAAGAVGWLVKPFANESLTKLISQLI; from the coding sequence ATGGCGAGAATATTAACTGTAGATGATGCACCAGCGGTATTAAAAATATTAAATTTAGTACTCACTACTGATGGTCATGAAGTAGAAACAGCATCCAATGGAATGGAAGCACTTGAAAAAATTCAAAACTCAAAGTTTGATATTGGTATCTTTGACGTAAACATGCCAGGAATGACAGGGATCGAACTGACTGAAAAAACATTAAAAACAGAAAATGGGAAATCCATGAAGATCGTCATGTTAACTACAGAATCCAGTGAAGAGATGAAAAACAAAGGTAAAGCTGCTGGTGCAGTGGGATGGCTAGTAAAACCTTTTGCAAATGAATCATTAACAAAACTCATCTCACAATTGATTTAA
- a CDS encoding sensor histidine kinase — MIPHSLILESSISSHLLTILDEIHYTYERLAKLDDVLNSLKKEKFHFLIVPIESLDRVSSQEILESITSSFPNTLILLITNSDNWAQTASLLKRHSAYDFLQTPLETDHVKFTIDRSFQYLNTKLKTQFIHEAENHLYRRVIEIFDWKKSLTHKENQNISADIIHQMNINLFQGSGIGTLMSVVSILLSKSKWDQDNNHYTIQKPIVDLLSENYDAAKSMFDSMSISQTVIDDNELIQSMESPSKLLPIIHSEIQTLEEALKIKSQKINVSQIPNSVNHHEIRFDPVKISYALREVLLNAIKYSKDGDEIYVIFFQKENFLEVKVINPAYQNEDGTVGIPEKFESIIFEPFFRISSVVDDSYAKFEQFRFGLGLTLVKKILDQHQANVQIYNIEDNLKYDNKVDVCLTIRFPLIKKEN; from the coding sequence ATGATTCCTCACAGTTTAATATTAGAATCTTCTATTTCCAGCCATCTTTTGACGATTTTGGATGAAATCCATTATACTTATGAACGATTGGCAAAGTTAGACGATGTTTTGAATTCTTTAAAAAAGGAAAAATTCCATTTTTTAATCGTTCCAATTGAATCTTTAGATAGAGTAAGTTCCCAAGAAATTTTAGAAAGTATCACAAGCTCTTTTCCGAATACATTGATCCTTCTGATCACTAATTCTGATAACTGGGCACAAACGGCTTCTTTACTCAAAAGGCATAGCGCTTATGATTTTTTACAAACACCCCTTGAAACCGATCATGTTAAGTTTACCATAGATCGATCCTTCCAATACCTAAACACAAAACTAAAAACACAATTTATCCACGAAGCGGAAAATCATTTGTATAGAAGAGTGATTGAAATCTTCGATTGGAAAAAATCACTTACTCACAAAGAAAACCAAAATATATCTGCAGATATCATCCACCAAATGAATATTAACTTATTCCAAGGGAGTGGGATCGGTACTTTAATGAGTGTTGTGAGCATCTTACTTTCAAAAAGTAAGTGGGACCAAGACAATAATCACTATACCATTCAAAAACCAATAGTAGATTTATTATCTGAAAACTATGATGCCGCAAAAAGTATGTTTGATAGTATGTCTATATCACAGACTGTAATTGATGATAATGAATTGATCCAGTCGATGGAATCACCATCAAAACTCTTGCCGATCATACACTCAGAAATCCAGACATTAGAAGAAGCACTAAAAATCAAATCTCAGAAAATCAATGTAAGTCAAATTCCCAATTCGGTGAACCATCATGAAATCCGTTTTGATCCGGTTAAAATATCTTATGCACTTCGCGAAGTTTTACTGAATGCAATCAAATACTCAAAAGATGGTGATGAGATTTATGTAATCTTTTTTCAAAAGGAAAATTTTTTGGAAGTGAAAGTCATAAATCCGGCTTATCAAAATGAAGATGGCACCGTAGGCATTCCAGAAAAATTTGAATCCATCATATTTGAACCTTTTTTCAGAATCTCTTCGGTAGTCGATGATAGTTACGCAAAATTTGAACAATTCCGATTTGGATTAGGTTTAACATTGGTTAAAAAGATTTTGGACCAACACCAAGCAAATGTACAAATATATAACATAGAAGATAATCTGAAGTATGATAATAAAGTAGATGTTTGTTTAACAATTCGATTTCCACTAATCAAAAAGGAGAATTAA
- a CDS encoding protein-glutamate methylesterase/protein-glutamine glutaminase: protein MKKHKAIIVDDQRTVRSMIKRWIESDENWEVVGEASNPFEARDLIIDKQPDVMTLDVHMPEMDGIEFLRKLLPQHPMPVIMFSSSTTEGTSITLEALDAGAFDYVTKPTGTQESLLEAKEDLLEKLNAALNYNASLFEQSKRVISVSPTLPKKTTNFRTKLVLIGSSTGGTTALRKLLDDVDQTFPPILIAQHMPENFTALFASRLNSELKTKVVEAKDKQMLEKGTIYIAPGNYHLEVQKWNGDLYTKILQTDKVNGHRPSVDVLFESAVQNGLAKDSIGILLTGMGSDGAKGLLKLKNNGCITLGQNKETCVVYGMPKVAFELGAVMYQLPLDKILEKVKEIGAR, encoded by the coding sequence ATGAAAAAACACAAAGCAATTATTGTAGATGACCAACGTACAGTCAGAAGTATGATCAAACGTTGGATAGAATCAGACGAAAACTGGGAAGTGGTAGGAGAAGCTTCTAATCCATTTGAAGCCAGAGATCTCATCATCGACAAACAACCAGATGTAATGACACTAGATGTACATATGCCTGAGATGGATGGAATCGAATTCCTAAGAAAATTACTCCCACAACATCCTATGCCAGTCATCATGTTTAGCTCATCAACGACAGAAGGTACTTCCATCACTCTAGAAGCACTTGATGCCGGTGCATTTGATTACGTGACAAAACCGACAGGAACACAAGAAAGTTTATTAGAAGCCAAAGAAGATTTATTAGAAAAACTGAATGCAGCATTAAATTACAATGCCTCTCTTTTTGAACAATCCAAAAGAGTCATTTCAGTTTCGCCAACTTTACCCAAAAAAACAACAAACTTCAGAACAAAGTTGGTATTGATCGGATCGAGTACAGGAGGAACAACTGCCTTACGAAAATTACTTGATGATGTGGACCAAACCTTTCCTCCCATTCTCATCGCCCAACATATGCCAGAAAACTTTACTGCACTATTTGCAAGTCGACTCAATTCAGAATTAAAAACAAAAGTTGTGGAAGCAAAAGACAAACAAATGTTAGAAAAAGGAACCATATACATTGCCCCAGGAAATTATCATTTAGAAGTTCAAAAATGGAATGGTGATCTATATACAAAAATCCTGCAAACTGATAAGGTAAATGGCCATAGACCATCTGTAGATGTACTTTTCGAATCAGCTGTACAGAACGGTTTAGCAAAAGACTCAATTGGTATCTTACTCACAGGTATGGGAAGTGATGGAGCCAAAGGTTTACTCAAGTTAAAAAATAATGGATGTATCACACTTGGACAAAACAAAGAGACCTGTGTTGTTTATGGTATGCCAAAAGTTGCCTTTGAACTAGGGGCAGTGATGTACCAACTCCCCCTAGATAAAATACTAGAAAAAGTAAAGGAAATAGGTGCCAGATGA